The proteins below come from a single Chrysoperla carnea chromosome 1, inChrCarn1.1, whole genome shotgun sequence genomic window:
- the LOC123305635 gene encoding zinc finger protein 84-like, translating to MLQYSAKIWENDDLPHQICNTCFLQLQNTINFKQLCETSDYTFRQIIEQNVVKVESDICNKEFKKAWVLGQHMHRAHKVKPLKCNKCEMKCYHPLHLKEHEELAHNPLNHTCDTCNRQFKDIYKLQRHKFTHSSRSHHCQRCDKSFKDKWSLKKHNQEMHSLIEKNAACHVCGKSILKKNLSIHMQTHKERDKISCEICLKTFFHRQSLENHIKYIHENQAPERNYLCNVCGRAVRSQAELSRHLLIHTKERPYACNHCDKTYRRSEALKMHVSRAHLDERNFVCTFCSQAFYDKKILLNHVRRHTGERPFKCNICDKAFIQKVALRIHMQVHTHSV from the exons atgcTACAGTATTCTGCGAAG atttgggAAAATGATGATCTACCACATCAAATATGTAACACATGCTTTCTACAATTACAAAACaccattaattttaaacaattatgtgAAACGTCCGATTACACTTTTCGTCAAATTATCGAACAAAATGTAGTCAAAGTTGAAAGTGAT ATATGTaacaaagaatttaaaaaagctTGGGTATTGGGTCAACATATGCATCGTGCACACAAAGTAAAACCactaaaatgtaataaatgtgaaATGAAATGTTACCATCCACTACATTTAAAAGAACACGAGGAGTTGGCCCATAACCCGTTAAATCATACATGTGATACATGTAATAGACAATTTAAAGACATCTATAAATTACAACGACATAAGTTCACACACTCATCTCGATCACATCATTGCCAACGATGCGATAAATCGTTCAAAGATAAATGGTCATTGAAAAAGCATAATCAAGAGATGCATTCACTTATTGAGAAGAATGCCGCATGTCATGTGTGTGGtaaatcaatattgaaaaaaaatctttcaattcATATGCAAACTCATAAAGAACGTGATAAAATCTCTTGTGAAATATGTTTAAAGACGTTTTTCCATCGACAATCATtagaaaatcatataaaatatatacacgaGAATCAAGCGCCCGAACGAAATTATTTGTGTAATGTTTGTGGGCGAGCAGTACGTTCACAAGCCGAATTAAGTCGACatttattaatacatacaaAGGAAAGACCGTATGCCTGCAATCATTGTGATAAAACATATCGACGTTCAGAAGCATTAAAAATGCATGTTTCACGTGCGCATTTGGATGAGCGTAATTTTGTATGTACATTTTGCTCACAAGCATTttatgataagaaaattttattgaatcatgTGAGACGGCACACGGGTGAACGaccatttaaatgtaatatatgtGATAAAGCATTTATACAAAAAGTAGCATTGAGAATTCATATGCAAGTACATACACATTCAGTATAA
- the LOC123305763 gene encoding zinc finger protein OZF-like yields the protein MNTECVLVTDFERVCRICMEFADNLLSITSFKIIEMISSCTSVQIWENDELPNQICNTCFLQLQNTVTFKQLCEKSDSTFRQIIEQTKVKIENKTENFEFGLKTDDSNDNISKILQPDFTDVKVEHHSDDSDFDYNKDDDLSNHSFKSDVKLENTKSEEHDSDNDSEDDDKNGPKQVYKCEKCNQEFKKACNLGNHMHRRHRAKGTKCSKCSLVCYHPLHLSAHEKIHSPSNFPCKVCNKSFSNTHKLKRHKFIHGERNFACTKCDLSFKDKWILKRHVKTVHYASQQYEACHVCGKSFKKRHFQKHLATHGDRVIFKCEICLKEFLHKHNLDQHIKYVHENIERERNHLCNICGRGFHKMDDLRRHFLTHTKEKPYACDKCDKKYRTKYALTTHISRTHLNERNHICTFCSRAFYDKKILRNHVRTHTGEKPYQCHVCEKSFIQKVALTIHMKVHTNSI from the exons ATGAATACCGAATGTGTATTAGTGACTGATTTTGAAAGGGTATGTCGTATTTGTATGGAATTCGCTGATAACCTTTTATCAATCACTTCATTTAAGATAATTGAAATGATTTCTTCGTGTACTTCTGTACAG ATTTGGGAAAATGATGAGCTTCCAAATCAAATTTGTAATACATGTTTTCTTCAGTTACAAAACACCGTGACTTTCAAACAATTATGTGAAAAATCTGATAGTACTTTCCGTCAAATCATCGAACAAACAAAAGTGAAAATCGagaataaaacagaaaattttgaatttggatTAAAAACCGATGATTCAAATGacaatataagtaaaattttacaacCTGATTTTACTGATGTAAAAGTTGAGCATCATTCTGATGATTCTGATTTCGATTATAATAAAGATGATGatttatcgaatcacagtttTAAATCAGATGTAAaacttgaaaatacaaaaagtgAGGAACATGACAGCGATAATGATTCAGAAGATGATGATAAAAATGGACCAAAACAAGTAtacaaatgtgaaaaatgtaatcaagaatttaaaaaagcatGTAATCTTGGAAATCATATGCATCGTCGTCATAGAGCAAAAGGCACTAAATGCAGTAAATGTTCTTTAGTATGTTACCATCCGTTACATTTAAGTGCTcatgaaaaaattcattctcCTAGTAATTTCCCATGTAAAGtatgtaataaatcattttcaaatacaCATAAATTGAAACGACATAAATTTATCCATGGAGAACGCAATTTTGCATGTACAAAATGTGATCTATCGTTCAAAGATAAGTGGATACTCAAACGACATGTAAAAACAGTTCATTACGCTTCACAACAATATGAAGCATGTCATGTTTGtggtaaatcatttaaaaaacgaCATTTTCAAAAGCATTTGGCCACACATGGTGATCGAGTTATTTTCAAATGTGAAATatgtttaaaagaatttttacatAAGCATAACTTAGATCAACATATTAAATATGTGCATGAGAATATTGAACGTGAACGTAaccatttatgtaatatatgtgGACGTGGATTTCATAAAATGGACGATTTACGACGACATTTTCTAACACATACCAAGGAGAAACCTTATGCTTGTgataaatgtgataaaaaatacCGTACAAAGTATGCGTTAACTACACATATATCACGTACACACTTAAATGAACGTAATCATATTTGTACATTTTGTTCACGTGCATTTTATGATAAGAAAATTCTACGTAATCATGTACGTACacataccggtgaaaaaccaTATCAGTGTCATGTGTGTGAAAAATCTTTCATACAAAAAGTTGCACTTACAATTCATATGAAAGTGCAcacaaattcaatataa
- the LOC123305767 gene encoding zinc finger protein 287-like isoform X2 yields MISSCSSVQIWENDDLPNQICNACFLQLENITNFKQLCEKSDNLFRQIIEQNKKTIETDSDDNFVIDELPNINNESEDNNIINENEKTEIIRKPNVYVCDECKQEFEKVWYLGYHMHRSHNVKDKWVLKKHVKTMHSILSQKYATCHICKKSMVESHLAQHLTIHGKRETVSCELCSKKFYHQKSLEKHIKCIHENVRQECKHLCNICGVGLRSLAELKMHLLTHTKEKPFSCDKCDNRYRTKSALKTHILRAHLDERNHICTICSKGFYERKILENHMRTHTGEKPFKCHVCDKAFGYQIVLKTHMKVHENSK; encoded by the exons ATGATTTCTTCGTGTTCTTCCGTACag ATATGGGAAAATGATGATCTACCAAATCAAATATGCAATGCATGTTTTCTTCAATTagaaaatatcacaaattttaaacaattatgtgAAAAATCGGATAATTTGTTTCGccaaataattgaacaaaataagaaaacaatagAAACTGATTCAGatgataattttgtaattgatgaATTACCAAATATAAATAACGAATCCGaagacaataatataataaatgaaaacgaaaaaactgaaataattagAAAGCCTAATGTATATGTTTGCGATGAATGTAAACAAGAATTTGAGAAAGTATGGTATCTTGGTTATCATATGCATCGTTCCCATAACGTGAAAG ATAAATGGGTACTTAAGAAGCATGTAAAAACAATGCATTCAATACTTTCACAAAAATACGCAACATgtcatatttgtaaaaaatcaatGGTGGAAAGTCATTTAGCACAACATTTAACAATACATGGTAAACGTGAAACAGTTTCATGCGAATTGTGTTCCAAAAAATTCTATCATCAAAAATCATTAGAAAAACATATCAAATGCATTCATGAAAATGTTCGCCAAGAATGCaaacatttatgtaatatttgtggTGTTGGTTTACGATCTTTGGCtgaattaaaaatgcatttattaacTCACACAAaagagaaaccattttcatgtgataaaTGTGATAATCGTTATCGTACAAAATCTGCGTTAAAAACTCATATCTTACGTGCACATTTAGATGAAAGAAATCATATATGTACCATTTGTTCGAAAGgtttttatgaaagaaaaattttagaaaatcataTGCGTACacacactggagaaaaaccatttaaatgtCACGTGTGTGATAAAGCATTTGGATATCAAATTGTATTGAAAACACATATGAAAGtacatgaaaattcaaaatga
- the LOC123305629 gene encoding zinc finger protein 39-like, translating into METKRVFVDDFEKVCRICMKFDKEFLSINKFKIIEMIIACASVQIWENDDLPNQICNECYLQLQNTIHFKQLCVQSDNTFREIIEQNKVKIENHSDDFFFEDNSIHVKIEEGSYELDYKNDDNQSINVKIEDIPSTNEYSDATSTEKKKKSLKVYKCEKCQQEFHTTHRLGHHMHQRHKAVGIKCKKCELICYHPLHLSAHEKTHSTSNLSCEICNKLFSDAHKLKRHKFIHGERTFACTKCDLSFKEKYALKRHIKTVHSVDQYEACHVCGKSFKKIHFQKHLDTHGDRVKLSCETCSKQFYYKYNLEQHVKHVHENVARERNHLCNICGMGFQKMDDLRRHFLTHTKEKPYACTKCDKKYRRKYSLTTHISRTHLNERKHICSFCSQAFYNKDMLNNHVRRHTGEKPFKCNLCDKAFIQKISLNLHMKVHVNSI; encoded by the exons atggaaacaaaACGTGTTTTTGTAGATGACTTTGAGAAAGTTTGTCGTATCTGTATGAAATTTGACAAAGAATTTTTatccattaataaatttaaaatcattgaaatgatAATAGCGTGTGCCTCTGTACAG ATTTGGGAAAATGATGATCTACCAAATCAAATATGTAATGAATGCTATCTCCAATTACAAAATACtatacattttaaacaattatgcGTTCAATCAGATAATACATTTCGTGAAATTATTGAACAGAATAAagtgaaaatagaaaatcattctGATGATTTCTTTTTTGAAGATAATAGTATTCATGTAAAGATCGAAGAGGGTAGTTATGAATTAGATTACAAAAATGATGACAATCAATCGATTAATGTTAAGATTGAGGATATACCTAGCACAAACGAATATAGTGATGCAACAAGTACAGagaagaaaaagaaaagtttgaaGGTATATAAATGTGAAAAGTGTCAACAGGAATTTCATACAACACATCGATTAGGTCACCATATGCATCAACGACATAAAGCAGTAGGAATCAAATGCAAAAAGTGTGAATTAATTTGTTATCATCCGTTACATTTAAGTGCTCATGAAAAAACACATTCTACGTCGAATTTatcttgtgaaatttgtaataaattgttttcagaTGCTCACAAATTAAAACGTCATAAATTTATACACGGAGAACGGACATTTGCATGTACAAAATGTGATTtatcttttaaagaaaaatatgcttTAAAAAGACATATTAAAACAGTGCATTCCGTTGACCAATATGAAGCATGTCATGTTTGtggtaaatcatttaaaaaaatacattttcaaaaacatttagaCACACATGGTGATCGTGTTAAACTTTCTTGTGAAACGtgttcaaaacaattttattacaaatataatttagaacAGCATGTGAAACATGTACATGAGAATGTTGCCCGTGAACgtaatcatttatgtaatatttgtggtatgggttttcaaaaaatggacgATTTACGTCGACATTTTTTAACACATACTAAAGAGAAACCATACGCTTGTactaaatgtgataaaaaatatcGTCGAAAATATTCCTTAACAACACACATATCACGGACACACTTAAATGAACGTAAACATATTTGCTCGTTTTGTTCACAAGCTTTTTATAACAAAGATATGTTAAATAATCATGTACGACGACACacgggtgaaaaaccatttaaatgtaatttgtgTGATAAagcatttatacaaaaaatttctcttaaTTTACACATGAAAGTACATGTAAATTCAATATAA
- the LOC123305645 gene encoding zinc finger protein 320-like translates to MENIEILNISDVCRMCLEKSKLFVPITSNEIIAMIMACAAVQISEDDRLPQQICSACYLQLQKAFELKKITEQSDETLRIALRYQDNENIKNLDNHNLNDIEIIDCKFEQADITCKNSNDIELSEVKIEQADKDIELSDVKIEQANKDIELSDVKIEQAEIEDKNSQRFDHETLLRLQQITDEEHKYAKTQQDEEENDKNKNKPENLLEINKIVLENLNLVNDKSKTSNKISYKCEKCTKQFEKASELGLHMKRIHSAEPIQCPQCTRVCYHELHLKSHMKIHSRGNFTCDICNKVLTSSHKLSRHKVSHTTERPFPCLQCSSTFKDKWVLFKHIKNVHMNMEKYAECPICHKKFVAYRLKDHLVIHEKERETFPCDICEKVLFSKISLQKHKQLYHMNMVRESKHLCNICGKSSTSAALLKAHLLIHTGEKPFECDQCNNKYRTKFALKKHVSRVHLMERNHVCSLCSAAFADKKTLMNHVRHHTGLERKFQCEYCEKAFVYKSGLKYHIKSHHSLC, encoded by the exons atggAAAATATAGAGATCTTAAATATTTCAGATGTATGTCGAATGTGCTTGGAAAAGTCCAAACTATTTGTGCCTATCACATCAAACGAAATTATTGCTATGATAATGGCATGTGCTGCTGTACAA ATTTCCGAAGATGATAGATTACCTCAACAAATATGCAGCGCGTGCTATCTACAATTACAAAAggcatttgaattaaaaaaaattaccgaaCAATCAGATGAAACGTTACGAATAGCACTAAGATATCAAGAcaacgaaaatataaaaaatttagataatcataatttgaatgATATcgaaataattgattgtaaattcgAACAGGCAGATATTACATGTAAAAACAGTAACGATATCGAACTAAGTGAAGTCAAAATAGAACAGGCAGATAAAGATATCGAACTAAGTGACGTAAAAATCGAACAGGCAAATAAAGATATCGAACTAAGTGACGTAAAAATCGAACAGGCAGAAATCGAAGACAAAAACAGTCAAAGATTTGATCACGAGACATTATTAAGGCTACAACAAATCACTGATGAAGAACACAAATATGCAAAAACGCAACAAGATGAAGAAGAAAATGATAAGAACAAAAATAAAccagaaaatttattagaaattaataaaattgttttagaaaatttaaatttagttaatgataaatcaaaaacaagtaataaaataagttataaatgtgaaaaatgtactaaacaatttgaaaaagctAGTGAATTAGGTTTACACATGAAACGCATTCATAGTGCAGAACCAATACAATGCCCTCAATGTACAAGAGTATGTTACCatgaattacatttaaaaagtcATATGAAAATTCATTCACGTGGTAATTTTACATGTGATATATGTAATAAAGTGTTAACAAGCTCACATAAATTATCACGTCATAAAGTATCACATACCACAGAACGTCCTTTCCCATGTTTACAATGTTCTAGTACGTTCAAAGATAAATgggttttatttaaacatattaaaaatgttcacATGAATATGGAGAAATATGCTGAATGTCCCatatgtcataaaaaatttgtagcatATCGCTTAAAAGATCATTTAGTTATACATGAAAAAGAACGTGAAACATTTCCTTGTGATATAtgtgaaaaagttttattctcaaaaatatctttacaaaaacataaacaattatatcaTATGAATATGGTTCGCGAATCaaaacatttatgtaatatttgtggTAAAAGTTCTACAAGTGCTGCTTTATTAAAAGCACATTTACTTATACACacaggtgaaaaaccatttgaGTGTGATCAATGCAATAATAAATATCGAAcgaaatttgcattaaaaaaacatgtatCACGTGTACATTTAATGGAACGTAATCATGTGTGTAGTCTATGTTCGGCTGCGTTTGctgataaaaaaactttaatgaaTCATGTTAGGCATCATACCGGTTTAGAAAGGAAATTTCAATGTGAGTATTGTGAAAAAGCTTTTGTTTACAAAAGTggtttaaaatatcatataaaatcgCATCATTCATTATGTTAA
- the LOC123305767 gene encoding zinc finger protein 28-like isoform X1: MISSCSSVQIWENDDLPNQICNACFLQLENITNFKQLCEKSDNLFRQIIEQNKKTIETDSDDNFVIDELPNINNESEDNNIINENEKTEIIRKPNVYVCDECKQEFEKVWYLGYHMHRSHNVKGTKCSKCSIICYHPLHLNFHEKSHSPSNEYVCEICKKTFSNLHKLIRHKSAHVTERSFHCLQCDNSFKDKWVLKKHVKTMHSILSQKYATCHICKKSMVESHLAQHLTIHGKRETVSCELCSKKFYHQKSLEKHIKCIHENVRQECKHLCNICGVGLRSLAELKMHLLTHTKEKPFSCDKCDNRYRTKSALKTHILRAHLDERNHICTICSKGFYERKILENHMRTHTGEKPFKCHVCDKAFGYQIVLKTHMKVHENSK; encoded by the exons ATGATTTCTTCGTGTTCTTCCGTACag ATATGGGAAAATGATGATCTACCAAATCAAATATGCAATGCATGTTTTCTTCAATTagaaaatatcacaaattttaaacaattatgtgAAAAATCGGATAATTTGTTTCGccaaataattgaacaaaataagaaaacaatagAAACTGATTCAGatgataattttgtaattgatgaATTACCAAATATAAATAACGAATCCGaagacaataatataataaatgaaaacgaaaaaactgaaataattagAAAGCCTAATGTATATGTTTGCGATGAATGTAAACAAGAATTTGAGAAAGTATGGTATCTTGGTTATCATATGCATCGTTCCCATAACGTGAAAGGTACTAAATGCAGTAAATGCTCGATAATATGTTATCATCCATTAcacttaaattttcatgaaaaatctcATTCACCATCGAATGAATATGTATGTGAAATATGTAAGAAAACGttttcaaatttacataaattaattcgTCATAAATCAGCCCATGTGACTGAACGATCATTCCATTGTTTACAGTGTGATAATTCTTTTAAAGATAAATGGGTACTTAAGAAGCATGTAAAAACAATGCATTCAATACTTTCACAAAAATACGCAACATgtcatatttgtaaaaaatcaatGGTGGAAAGTCATTTAGCACAACATTTAACAATACATGGTAAACGTGAAACAGTTTCATGCGAATTGTGTTCCAAAAAATTCTATCATCAAAAATCATTAGAAAAACATATCAAATGCATTCATGAAAATGTTCGCCAAGAATGCaaacatttatgtaatatttgtggTGTTGGTTTACGATCTTTGGCtgaattaaaaatgcatttattaacTCACACAAaagagaaaccattttcatgtgataaaTGTGATAATCGTTATCGTACAAAATCTGCGTTAAAAACTCATATCTTACGTGCACATTTAGATGAAAGAAATCATATATGTACCATTTGTTCGAAAGgtttttatgaaagaaaaattttagaaaatcataTGCGTACacacactggagaaaaaccatttaaatgtCACGTGTGTGATAAAGCATTTGGATATCAAATTGTATTGAAAACACATATGAAAGtacatgaaaattcaaaatga